One region of Halohasta litchfieldiae genomic DNA includes:
- a CDS encoding glycosyltransferase — translation MVVIYNAIDTEGFRTRVESADTSALLSAHSNETTVFLNVARCVEQKRQGDLIQAFAEFDAPDTHLYIVGDGPRKQQLETLVSEQELSDRITITGYVDRIEPYYAIADAFVSSSSMEGLPSTHLEAKAAQLPIISTNIPGVTELVDHGTDGYLCAVEHPREIANYMRTVHTTDTGAMGRQGFESVDNEFSIGTIATEHADLYRRVV, via the coding sequence ATGGTCGTGATCTACAATGCAATCGATACGGAGGGGTTCCGGACCCGAGTTGAATCGGCTGATACGAGCGCATTGTTGTCTGCACACTCGAACGAGACGACCGTGTTTTTGAACGTCGCTCGCTGCGTCGAGCAGAAGCGACAAGGCGATCTCATACAGGCTTTTGCCGAGTTCGATGCCCCCGACACACATCTCTATATCGTGGGAGACGGGCCGCGTAAACAGCAGTTGGAGACGCTCGTCAGTGAGCAAGAGCTCTCGGATCGAATCACCATAACGGGGTATGTCGACCGAATCGAACCCTACTATGCGATTGCCGACGCGTTCGTGTCCTCCTCGTCGATGGAAGGCCTCCCCTCGACCCATCTCGAAGCGAAGGCCGCCCAGCTCCCGATTATTTCGACGAATATTCCGGGCGTCACAGAGCTCGTCGACCACGGCACAGATGGCTACCTCTGTGCTGTCGAACACCCCCGCGAGATTGCGAACTACATGCGGACGGTCCACACGACCGATACAGGAGCGATGGGGAGACAGGGATTCGAGAGCGTCGACAATGAGTTTTCAATCGGTACCATCGCAACCGAACATGCCGACCTCTATCGGAGGGTAGTCTAA
- a CDS encoding glycosyltransferase family protein: MPKFIHDLSKELETQSVDVFVLAPHYPGAERKETMSGVTVYRYPYFFPFKYQKVALQGHGGIIPSLKQSPIAMLQLPLLIASLTIHTLWIYHTERIDWSCCKAV; encoded by the coding sequence ATGCCAAAATTCATCCATGATCTTTCGAAAGAGCTAGAGACTCAGTCAGTCGACGTATTCGTGCTTGCGCCACATTATCCGGGTGCCGAGCGAAAGGAGACGATGTCAGGTGTGACCGTATACCGATATCCGTACTTTTTCCCGTTCAAATATCAAAAGGTGGCGTTGCAGGGGCACGGCGGTATCATTCCTTCGCTGAAACAGAGTCCGATTGCAATGCTGCAACTGCCGTTGCTGATCGCTTCCCTCACGATACACACCCTCTGGATTTATCACACAGAACGGATCGATTGGTCGTGTTGCAAAGCGGTCTAG
- a CDS encoding glycosyltransferase family 4 protein, translating into MINSHWLVPNGVIAGVFATVFGVDHVLSLHARGVLFVEKLPFGSTIGTYAYRTSDAILPVSSHIRDNFIGMINESTTEVDKFQIQPMGAHSTDYDIASKPDLRADRDVEDTVRGLFVGRLAKKKGIRYLLDAIDLAQVPPDDFQLTIVGTGPLKDELQNYASTLELNDQVTFTGWVSQEELHDQYVLSDFVVVPSIETAQGDTEGMPTVISEAFAAGNPVIGTDVGGIPDVVDDCSNGFIVPQKQPSKLVAKMRLLIDDAELRAELSNEALATAAELDWSRCGQRYAQTFRSVCSERSTPRSTTPPSVQS; encoded by the coding sequence TTGATCAATTCACACTGGTTGGTGCCCAACGGCGTGATCGCTGGGGTGTTCGCGACGGTTTTCGGTGTCGACCACGTACTGAGCCTTCACGCACGTGGTGTGCTGTTCGTCGAAAAACTCCCGTTCGGATCGACGATCGGCACCTACGCCTATCGAACGTCGGATGCTATCCTTCCAGTGAGCAGCCACATTCGAGATAATTTCATCGGTATGATAAACGAGTCGACTACCGAGGTCGACAAGTTCCAGATCCAGCCGATGGGAGCCCACAGTACCGACTACGATATCGCTTCCAAGCCTGACTTGCGAGCCGACCGAGATGTCGAAGACACTGTTCGTGGCCTCTTTGTCGGGCGATTGGCCAAAAAGAAGGGAATCCGGTATCTACTTGATGCCATCGATCTTGCACAAGTACCTCCCGACGACTTTCAACTCACGATCGTCGGAACGGGCCCCCTGAAAGATGAGTTGCAGAACTATGCCAGTACGTTAGAACTCAACGATCAGGTCACATTCACTGGATGGGTAAGCCAAGAGGAACTCCACGACCAGTATGTGCTTTCGGATTTCGTCGTCGTTCCCTCCATCGAGACGGCGCAGGGAGATACGGAGGGGATGCCGACTGTGATCTCGGAAGCCTTTGCGGCAGGTAATCCCGTTATCGGGACCGACGTCGGTGGCATCCCGGACGTCGTCGACGATTGTAGCAATGGGTTCATCGTACCACAGAAGCAACCCAGCAAGCTGGTCGCGAAAATGCGGCTCTTAATCGATGACGCCGAACTGCGAGCCGAACTCTCGAACGAGGCGCTTGCAACGGCCGCTGAACTCGACTGGAGCCGGTGTGGCCAGCGGTATGCTCAGACCTTTCGATCGGTATGCTCAGAGAGATCAACCCCCCGCTCTACCACTCCCCCGAGCGTCCAGTCATGA
- a CDS encoding glycosyltransferase family 2 protein, with product MYRDHSIGVVVPAYNEEGFIGDVIRSMPIYVDWIYVIDDYSTDGTWKEIQAAATQCRSASETARTPLQSVMTDGSGGLLTERATVHSHTGRVVPIKHRENRGAGGAIKTGYLAALQDELDITVTIDGDGQMDPDQMVKLIDPLVDGQADYSKGNRLLYKDYRQEMSRFRFFGNAILTFLTKVASGYWKTMDPQNGYTAIRHHALANVGVENMYEYYGYCNDLLVKLNAKGLRVADVAIPAIYGEEASSISYPAYIRRVSGMLLQNYLWRLKVKYFVLDFHPLALFYLFGAGTTMLGMAGGLWSFYLYFWVGESLFVRASLSMMMFLIGSLFLMFAMLFDMQVNEDHEIQIHE from the coding sequence ATGTACAGAGACCACTCTATCGGCGTCGTTGTTCCGGCCTACAACGAGGAAGGATTTATCGGCGACGTGATCCGATCGATGCCAATCTATGTCGACTGGATCTACGTAATCGACGATTATTCGACTGACGGAACCTGGAAGGAGATTCAGGCGGCCGCAACCCAATGTCGATCTGCGTCAGAGACGGCTCGGACCCCGCTTCAGTCGGTGATGACCGATGGCTCCGGTGGACTGTTGACCGAACGAGCGACCGTTCACTCCCACACCGGACGGGTAGTCCCAATCAAACATCGGGAAAATAGGGGTGCCGGTGGAGCAATCAAGACCGGCTACCTCGCCGCGCTTCAAGACGAGTTGGATATCACCGTGACAATAGACGGCGATGGCCAGATGGATCCCGATCAGATGGTGAAACTCATCGATCCACTCGTCGATGGTCAGGCGGACTACTCGAAAGGCAATCGACTGCTGTACAAGGATTACCGACAAGAGATGTCGAGGTTTCGGTTCTTCGGGAACGCGATTCTGACGTTTCTGACGAAGGTTGCCAGTGGCTACTGGAAGACGATGGACCCACAAAACGGGTATACAGCGATTAGACACCACGCCTTGGCAAACGTCGGTGTTGAGAATATGTACGAATACTATGGCTACTGTAACGACCTTCTCGTCAAATTGAACGCAAAGGGACTACGGGTTGCTGATGTCGCGATCCCTGCCATCTATGGCGAAGAAGCATCCAGTATCAGCTACCCTGCGTACATTCGACGCGTCTCCGGGATGTTGTTGCAGAACTATTTGTGGCGACTGAAAGTCAAGTACTTCGTCTTGGACTTCCACCCTCTCGCGTTGTTCTATCTGTTTGGTGCGGGAACGACGATGCTGGGAATGGCTGGTGGCCTTTGGTCGTTCTATCTGTACTTTTGGGTCGGTGAATCGTTATTCGTTCGGGCCTCTCTCAGTATGATGATGTTCCTCATCGGGAGTCTATTCCTGATGTTTGCGATGCTGTTTGATATGCAAGTAAACGAAGACCACGAAATCCAGATCCATGAGTAA
- a CDS encoding polysaccharide deacetylase family protein: MSKSNATVLSKANQDDQKTACITLDLESDWFVDQPGHSYRSVEYLQSYIEMIRQVDVPVTVFVSGRLLEDRPEAVERLRRELDTEFHLHSYAHDPEMKQGFRTDLKQGIDAYEAFFGSRPRAYRAPLGKLTPSQLTILDDAGFDIDSSVFPSVRPGTYNNLGAPIEPYQPPETSDLVEFPIGVIPRLRIPAAQSYLKLGGWPYLRLLSMVDLPDPLVFVSHLHDFFDSGVNEYRSQPMKAIQERNLDASTTLFAELISCLDRQGYRFATIADVYDDHINGGLL, from the coding sequence ATGAGTAAATCCAACGCGACAGTCCTCAGCAAAGCAAACCAGGACGATCAAAAAACGGCCTGTATCACCCTCGATCTGGAGAGTGACTGGTTCGTCGACCAACCGGGTCACTCCTACCGCTCAGTGGAGTATCTCCAGAGCTACATTGAGATGATCAGGCAGGTTGATGTTCCCGTCACAGTATTTGTCAGTGGACGCCTGCTCGAAGATCGGCCCGAAGCCGTCGAACGGCTCCGGAGGGAACTCGATACCGAGTTCCACCTCCATTCGTATGCACACGATCCGGAGATGAAACAGGGGTTTCGAACGGATCTTAAACAGGGTATTGATGCCTACGAGGCGTTTTTCGGCTCTCGTCCGCGGGCATACCGTGCGCCACTTGGCAAGCTCACACCCTCACAGCTAACAATCCTCGACGATGCCGGGTTCGACATTGATTCGAGTGTGTTTCCATCCGTCCGACCGGGAACCTACAATAACCTCGGCGCGCCGATCGAACCGTATCAGCCTCCGGAAACGTCTGACTTAGTAGAGTTTCCAATCGGCGTGATTCCGCGACTTCGAATCCCTGCAGCCCAGAGTTATCTCAAACTCGGTGGCTGGCCGTATCTTCGACTACTCAGCATGGTCGACCTCCCCGATCCGCTCGTCTTTGTCTCCCACCTGCACGATTTTTTCGATTCAGGCGTCAACGAGTATCGGAGTCAGCCAATGAAGGCGATCCAGGAGCGTAACCTCGACGCCTCAACGACGCTGTTCGCGGAATTGATAAGCTGTCTCGATCGGCAAGGATACCGATTTGCAACGATCGCAGATGTGTACGACGACCATATCAACGGTGGCTTACTATGA
- a CDS encoding carboxylate--amine ligase, with protein sequence MTATVLVTDGRSLSSLAIVRSLGQLGCDVHVCDDFKRNLSAFSKYVSDVKVHEPVGADPTAFIDWLVACCERRQYDLIVPVRDETTLAVSTHRERVSGVTEVFIADPSAIKQLMDKGRCMKTAEQLGIPIPTTYYPDEDLESVRANSTFPVLIKPRAASGARGIVRVDDPTNLARKYEAVNRAYQNPIIQEFVDHSGGHYSIGTLFDETAEPVATHVYKETRQYPSSGGPAIAAHTVEREPWIESMLDLLRTHDWKGPAHMDVLYDPDSEEYKLLEVNPRFWSSLGLTINSGVDIPRQFYQLAVEDGTPEHDNQYLVETNYRWILPNELLWVWEQENKLRAAQQLGMIDSNTCCATLSRDDLRPVLGVVAQAIGYLQDSNRRKKIFDRGWSIDHR encoded by the coding sequence ATGACCGCTACTGTGTTGGTAACTGACGGTCGATCACTCTCCTCGTTAGCAATCGTTCGATCACTCGGCCAGCTGGGGTGTGATGTACACGTCTGTGATGATTTCAAGCGAAACCTTTCGGCCTTTTCGAAATATGTCTCCGACGTAAAAGTTCACGAGCCGGTTGGTGCCGATCCGACTGCATTCATTGATTGGTTAGTCGCCTGTTGTGAGCGTAGGCAGTACGACCTGATTGTCCCAGTCCGAGACGAGACGACACTCGCCGTTTCTACCCACCGCGAGCGTGTCTCTGGGGTGACCGAAGTCTTCATCGCAGATCCGTCGGCCATCAAGCAACTAATGGATAAAGGACGTTGCATGAAGACCGCCGAGCAACTCGGGATTCCGATCCCTACGACGTACTATCCTGATGAGGATCTCGAATCCGTTCGTGCTAACTCGACATTTCCAGTCTTGATAAAACCACGTGCGGCCTCGGGGGCTCGCGGTATCGTACGCGTCGACGATCCGACTAATCTGGCCCGAAAGTACGAAGCCGTCAATAGGGCTTATCAGAATCCAATCATCCAAGAGTTTGTCGACCATTCAGGTGGCCACTACAGTATCGGGACGCTCTTCGACGAAACAGCCGAACCCGTTGCAACGCACGTCTACAAAGAAACCCGACAGTATCCCTCCTCAGGAGGACCCGCAATCGCCGCCCACACGGTCGAGCGAGAACCCTGGATCGAATCGATGCTCGACCTCCTGCGAACGCATGACTGGAAGGGTCCAGCACATATGGATGTCCTCTATGACCCCGATAGCGAGGAGTACAAACTACTCGAAGTCAATCCTCGTTTCTGGTCGTCGCTCGGATTGACGATCAACTCGGGGGTCGACATTCCACGTCAGTTCTACCAACTGGCCGTCGAAGACGGGACGCCGGAGCATGACAATCAGTATCTTGTGGAGACTAACTACCGCTGGATTCTCCCGAATGAACTCCTGTGGGTGTGGGAACAGGAGAACAAACTCCGAGCCGCACAACAACTGGGGATGATTGATTCGAACACGTGCTGTGCGACACTGTCTCGTGACGATCTCAGGCCGGTATTGGGTGTCGTCGCACAGGCCATCGGGTACCTCCAGGACTCAAATAGACGAAAGAAGATATTCGACAGAGGATGGTCGATCGATCACAGATGA
- a CDS encoding nucleotide sugar dehydrogenase, whose protein sequence is MLCEVLSLEVAEAAKCIENIQRDLNIALVNELAITCNNLDIDTHAVLEAAGTKWNFHEYSPGLVGGHCIPVDPFYIIYESKRNGFDPKLIQQAREINEHMPTHVAKETLKALNDCGKVMGKSTVMILGLAYKPNVGDIRTSAVEGTIEVLREYDVDIVGYEPHVDAEAVRDEFGITVQTELSFQDADCVLLATPHDEFEQLDYMAAASEMASNPVLVDVMGELDPARFADTDLKLRRI, encoded by the coding sequence ATGCTTTGTGAGGTACTGAGTCTCGAAGTCGCAGAAGCGGCCAAATGCATCGAGAATATCCAGCGAGACCTGAATATTGCGCTCGTCAACGAGCTCGCGATTACCTGTAACAATTTGGACATTGACACTCACGCGGTTCTCGAAGCCGCCGGGACGAAGTGGAACTTCCACGAGTACTCCCCTGGATTGGTCGGTGGTCACTGTATTCCGGTCGACCCATTCTATATCATCTACGAATCCAAGCGCAACGGCTTCGATCCCAAGCTCATCCAACAAGCTCGTGAAATCAACGAGCACATGCCTACACACGTGGCCAAGGAGACGCTCAAAGCTCTCAACGACTGTGGCAAGGTAATGGGTAAATCCACCGTCATGATTCTGGGGTTGGCGTACAAACCCAACGTCGGCGATATTCGAACCTCAGCAGTCGAAGGAACGATTGAGGTGCTACGAGAGTATGACGTCGATATCGTCGGTTACGAACCGCATGTCGACGCCGAGGCTGTTCGAGACGAGTTCGGGATTACGGTTCAAACAGAGTTGAGTTTCCAAGATGCCGACTGTGTGCTCTTGGCGACTCCTCACGACGAGTTCGAACAACTCGATTATATGGCTGCGGCCTCCGAGATGGCCTCCAATCCGGTTCTCGTCGATGTCATGGGCGAACTCGATCCAGCACGCTTCGCCGACACGGATCTCAAGCTCAGGAGAATCTAA
- a CDS encoding ISH6-like element ISHla10 family transposase — protein sequence MHATIDVRFELSIDDDKTLPLATLAEAVTDQNLEAVLLESLVESLDAASVEALCGEKHAHGNGDQRFQRAGTDTRTAVTTAGEHEFSLHYVEDTAASPDESSYFRPVEDVLDFDGQNRYQQDIAAKSVDLATSLSYRDAANHGDSFVSMPSPTTINRRAKKYGHKLKQFLPDCVAGTDADAVIPDGTKCHSQDDDRSSHSVQATLGEDTAEESRSLLDLSVNADWDETAAELDDIGAVTDDATVVSDADSGIVTAFTDENRDHQLDLVHVGRTLGNTLWDDGVFSLDRRKEIVSEVIDEVFHLKNSVAKHRPAEEFAAIRSRIARTRERLEKTAWQLEQFGSAKAAGYLRRWLPSIVTFAEHAVEGFEVPWTSNPVERLMGEVSKRCKNQWMRWTAEGLEAILQLRLVKYADPEYYQAFLDELLQRSTKTAINCDLSIESTSGKV from the coding sequence ATGCACGCCACAATCGACGTGCGGTTCGAACTGAGTATCGACGACGACAAAACGCTACCGCTCGCCACGCTTGCCGAGGCCGTCACTGACCAGAACCTCGAAGCAGTCCTTCTCGAATCGCTGGTCGAGAGCCTCGACGCCGCCAGCGTCGAGGCGCTCTGTGGTGAGAAACACGCACATGGCAACGGTGACCAGCGCTTCCAACGCGCCGGCACCGACACCCGCACAGCTGTCACAACTGCCGGAGAACACGAGTTCTCTCTCCACTACGTCGAAGATACAGCCGCTTCCCCAGACGAATCCAGCTACTTCCGGCCCGTCGAAGACGTTCTCGACTTCGACGGGCAGAACCGCTATCAGCAGGACATCGCCGCCAAAAGCGTCGATCTCGCTACCTCGCTCAGCTATCGAGACGCTGCCAATCACGGCGACAGCTTCGTCTCGATGCCGTCGCCGACCACCATCAACCGCCGTGCCAAGAAATACGGCCACAAGCTCAAACAGTTCCTTCCAGACTGTGTCGCTGGCACAGACGCTGACGCCGTCATTCCTGACGGGACAAAGTGCCACAGCCAAGACGACGACCGCTCGTCCCACTCCGTCCAAGCAACGCTCGGCGAAGACACCGCCGAAGAGTCACGCTCCCTGCTGGATCTGTCGGTCAACGCTGACTGGGACGAAACTGCCGCCGAACTCGATGATATCGGCGCAGTCACTGACGACGCGACGGTCGTCAGTGACGCTGATAGCGGCATCGTCACAGCCTTTACCGACGAAAACCGTGACCACCAGCTCGATCTCGTCCACGTCGGCCGAACGCTGGGTAACACCCTCTGGGACGATGGCGTCTTCTCCTTGGACCGTCGGAAGGAGATCGTTTCGGAGGTGATCGACGAGGTGTTCCATCTGAAGAACTCTGTGGCGAAGCATCGTCCAGCGGAGGAGTTCGCGGCGATCCGCTCGCGGATCGCGCGAACGAGAGAGCGATTAGAGAAGACAGCGTGGCAACTGGAGCAGTTCGGGTCAGCAAAGGCTGCAGGGTATCTTCGGCGGTGGCTGCCGTCGATTGTGACGTTCGCCGAGCACGCTGTCGAGGGGTTCGAGGTTCCGTGGACCTCGAACCCCGTCGAACGACTGATGGGCGAGGTCAGCAAGCGGTGCAAGAACCAGTGGATGCGCTGGACAGCAGAGGGATTGGAAGCGATACTCCAACTTCGGTTGGTGAAGTACGCCGACCCCGAGTACTACCAAGCGTTCCTCGACGAACTGCTCCAACGTTCGACCAAAACAGCAATCAACTGTGACCTCTCAATTGAGAGTACCAGCGGCAAAGTCTAG
- a CDS encoding GNAT family N-acetyltransferase: MSGVLEELEGSVPTLYFISCSTAYTDPRPSRWEGLDFEPLFTYQLDLTGRTRDDLLASFSKSLRREIRHGGETELSVDRRGVDEAKQVYETTRKRFEDQGLNLRISWEYMRDLLYSLDDRARVYTAEDPDGDFLGGITVLYADDTAYFWKGGTRSSYDGISVNSLIHWRILTDILEDPALESVGQYDLYTANNERLTRYKSKFGGSLEPYYRIESSSVPMTVAKALYRTVSFNPTLSKWV; this comes from the coding sequence ATGAGTGGGGTGCTAGAGGAGCTTGAGGGATCGGTCCCCACACTGTACTTTATATCCTGTAGCACAGCCTACACAGATCCACGACCGTCTCGGTGGGAAGGGCTTGACTTCGAGCCACTATTTACATATCAACTCGATCTCACTGGCCGAACGCGGGATGATCTCCTCGCATCGTTCAGTAAGAGTTTACGCCGAGAGATTCGACACGGTGGTGAAACAGAGCTGTCGGTCGACCGCAGAGGAGTAGACGAAGCCAAACAGGTCTACGAGACGACTCGCAAGCGGTTCGAAGATCAGGGCCTCAATCTTCGAATCTCGTGGGAGTACATGCGTGATCTTCTCTATTCGCTCGATGACCGCGCTCGGGTGTATACTGCTGAAGACCCCGACGGCGACTTTCTTGGTGGGATTACGGTGTTGTACGCAGACGATACTGCATACTTCTGGAAGGGAGGAACACGGAGTAGTTACGACGGTATCAGCGTCAACAGTCTGATTCACTGGCGGATCTTAACTGATATCCTTGAGGATCCTGCACTGGAGTCCGTTGGTCAATATGACCTCTATACCGCAAATAATGAACGACTGACCAGATATAAGAGCAAATTCGGCGGTTCGCTCGAACCATACTACCGGATCGAATCTTCAAGCGTGCCGATGACAGTGGCGAAAGCACTGTATCGGACCGTGTCTTTTAATCCAACACTCTCCAAGTGGGTTTGA
- a CDS encoding ISH3-like element ISHla1 family transposase: MSKTKQADGEIHEDQLLNFLVNRLDEEVSLSLANNAEITAEDIYEVLVGACADGTSVSTLCASSQNSPAGNTVLYHLRTKFEPERLERVANTLLRKDLDELLPEQVEVCADLHLRPYYGDEDDTDGLYHSVAKRGTTAFHAYATLYARVKNKRYTLAVRRLKDGDTASSVLAEFFGVLDGLDAGVKAVYLDRGFYDSKCLTLLQAHNYAYVIPIIRWGEAIQQELSEGWSRVIQHDLTGKLDGHSWTVDFPVYIDCTYLNGKYDENGVARHGYAADAPFIDSPRDARYHYSKRFGIESSYRLFEQAIATTTTRDPTVRLLYVVVSLLLQNVWRYLHYEYVATPRRGGRRLWWWPYKEFVNMIRRAAWTALAVRRAVPANRPPDDRFHR, from the coding sequence GTGTCTAAAACCAAACAAGCAGACGGTGAGATCCACGAGGACCAGCTTCTTAACTTTCTCGTCAACCGCCTTGACGAGGAAGTTTCGCTCTCGTTAGCCAATAACGCTGAAATCACTGCTGAAGACATCTATGAGGTCCTCGTCGGCGCTTGCGCCGACGGGACCTCTGTCTCTACGCTCTGTGCGTCGAGCCAGAACTCACCCGCTGGGAACACGGTCCTCTACCATCTTCGGACGAAGTTCGAGCCGGAACGGCTCGAACGAGTCGCTAACACGCTCCTGCGAAAGGATCTCGATGAATTGCTCCCCGAACAGGTGGAGGTCTGCGCAGACCTCCACCTGCGGCCCTACTACGGTGACGAAGACGACACAGACGGCCTCTATCACTCGGTAGCGAAGCGTGGAACCACTGCGTTCCACGCCTATGCCACACTCTACGCGCGTGTGAAGAACAAACGCTACACGCTGGCGGTACGCCGTCTCAAAGACGGCGATACCGCAAGTAGTGTCCTCGCTGAGTTCTTCGGTGTCCTCGACGGCCTTGACGCCGGGGTCAAGGCCGTCTACCTTGATCGCGGATTCTACGACAGTAAGTGTCTCACGCTGCTTCAGGCGCACAATTACGCGTACGTGATCCCGATCATCCGGTGGGGTGAGGCGATTCAGCAAGAGCTCTCGGAAGGATGGAGTCGCGTCATTCAGCATGATCTGACGGGGAAACTCGACGGTCACAGCTGGACCGTCGATTTTCCCGTCTACATCGACTGTACGTACCTAAATGGGAAGTATGACGAGAACGGTGTGGCGCGTCACGGCTACGCCGCTGACGCGCCGTTCATCGACTCACCACGGGACGCTCGATACCACTACTCGAAACGCTTCGGTATCGAGTCAAGCTATCGCTTGTTTGAGCAAGCGATAGCGACAACGACAACACGAGATCCAACGGTACGGCTGCTGTACGTGGTGGTGAGTCTCCTCTTACAGAACGTCTGGCGGTACCTTCACTACGAGTATGTGGCGACGCCCCGCCGAGGCGGGCGTCGCCTCTGGTGGTGGCCGTACAAGGAGTTCGTCAATATGATTCGACGAGCTGCGTGGACGGCCCTCGCGGTGCGTCGGGCCGTCCCCGCGAATCGGCCACCTGACGACCGATTCCACCGCTAA
- a CDS encoding GNAT family N-acetyltransferase, with product MTAAQQGLPTQSETLSLLNESYNGWGTSEYFRWKYDLYPEYDPEQHCFHINVDDKLAAFRRAFYKEIVGSSQKNSIFVLGDTAVKPEYRGQGLYSRLHARTVEFCDSQDVDRLTTFNRKTNTTYEANLGRGWDYRELPLKIRILSPDVVLQRYAALVMSNYPVLTTVADRVGDRVHITTSNGQVPLGDFTPAEDTDNSSSHTVGPSVSDQTLVRLIDLACSDTTIEPLGTLLNGWLTTQQRSKHTGSQGRGDDHPYQVSCKQSISSTEFESIVGLYDSDTTSFRRTPADIRHIIQYPDSDIILIKQDDELIGYTVVGPRSRANVLEGRVLELRVEDEDAFDVLIDEIERVAIDRGFDLIIVFSKQPIGELWASVDQQVIMWTDLDHSSPRLVDSCQISLYDVM from the coding sequence ATGACGGCTGCACAACAGGGGCTTCCCACACAGTCCGAGACGCTATCGCTGCTTAATGAATCCTATAACGGATGGGGGACGTCTGAATATTTCCGCTGGAAGTACGATTTGTACCCAGAGTATGATCCCGAACAACACTGTTTCCACATCAACGTCGACGACAAACTTGCCGCGTTTCGTCGGGCCTTCTACAAGGAAATCGTCGGCTCTTCGCAAAAGAACTCGATATTCGTGCTTGGTGATACAGCTGTCAAGCCAGAGTATCGCGGTCAAGGGCTCTACTCTAGACTCCACGCCAGAACGGTGGAGTTTTGTGACTCTCAAGATGTCGATCGCCTCACGACGTTCAATCGGAAGACCAACACTACCTACGAAGCGAATCTGGGTCGCGGCTGGGACTATCGAGAGCTGCCGCTCAAAATCAGGATTCTCTCCCCCGACGTGGTGCTTCAACGATATGCAGCCCTCGTGATGTCAAATTACCCTGTGCTTACCACTGTCGCAGACCGTGTCGGTGATAGGGTTCATATCACGACCTCGAACGGTCAAGTCCCCTTGGGTGATTTCACACCTGCGGAGGACACAGACAACTCATCCTCACATACTGTAGGCCCATCTGTGTCGGATCAAACTCTTGTGAGACTCATCGACCTCGCATGCAGTGATACCACCATCGAACCTCTGGGCACCCTTCTCAATGGTTGGCTGACCACCCAACAGCGATCCAAACATACCGGCTCTCAGGGGCGCGGAGACGATCACCCCTATCAGGTGTCGTGTAAACAATCAATCTCATCCACAGAGTTCGAGTCGATCGTCGGCTTATACGATTCAGATACCACCTCGTTTCGACGGACACCAGCGGATATCAGACACATCATCCAGTATCCTGACTCAGATATCATTCTTATCAAACAGGACGATGAACTGATCGGCTACACCGTCGTCGGCCCACGGTCGAGGGCTAACGTTCTGGAGGGTCGGGTTCTGGAACTCCGTGTCGAAGACGAAGACGCGTTTGATGTCTTGATCGACGAGATCGAGCGGGTAGCGATTGACCGTGGATTCGACCTAATAATCGTGTTCTCGAAGCAACCGATTGGTGAACTCTGGGCATCGGTCGACCAGCAAGTGATCATGTGGACTGATCTTGACCACTCGAGCCCCCGGCTCGTAGATTCCTGTCAAATTTCCCTCTATGATGTCATGTAA